The DNA segment TCTAAGCTTGGAGATTAGGATAGGTTTGTGGTCGAAGCTGGATTCAGCACACCATGAACAGATGCAACACACATAACCTTAAAGAATAACCTGCATAGAGGTTTGCATAGTTAGGCAAACAATAGTTTCCTCATATTATGTGCACACAACAAAAAAGCCCTGTCTGTCCCCCCCCCCTGTGCTCCTCCTTTACATGTGTCCAAAATAGCTACGTCACCCCTGTCCCATTTagacaaacaatgaaacatcCCACCCATTAACTTTAAATCTGTTGACTCTTGATACTCACCCTGTTGAGTCTACCAGGGAGTCAAACCAACATCCAAAAATGCCTGTCGACTTCAGTGGGACGTGGAACATTATCAGCAATGTCAATCTTGAGGGATACATGGTCGCACTTGGTAAGTGTCACTGGTTCTGTTACAGATGTTTTCTATAACTTAATGTTTAATTATGATATGAAGGAAATCCTTTTAGTTAACTGGGGTTGTGAATATAGTTCTTTATATTTCACCGTGTCAGTAAATGTTATTTGTGagtatgtgtatgtacagtatgtgtatgtagGTTAAAGTTACTCTCATTTTTGACATGCAGGCATTGATTTTGCAATACGCAAGATTGCCCCAATGTTGAAGCCCCAGAAAGTGATTAAGCAAGACGGTGAGTGTTTCACAATCAGGACACAGACTACGTTCAGAAGTTACGAGTGTTCATTCAAAGTTGGAGAGGAATTCAATGAGGTGACTAAAGGAATGGACAACAGGTCATGCCAGGTAAGAAACCTCAgtcaaatgtaataatataagaaaataaaagcccccttttcatatttcatatttcaattcATACTCTAACTTGTATTCTGTGGTGCTGTGCCTGACACCACCAACCATCAATCTTATGTTTAGTTTGCTGCATTTTTACGTTATCAGACTTTGGTGGAGTGGAAAGATGATAAGCTGGTGTGTGTTCAgaaaggacagaagaagaacCGAGGGTGGACTCACTGGATTGAGGGAGACGAGCTACATCTGGTATGACCGCAGTTTGTAATGTGATGACCCCTTCCAGTCCAGTTAATGTACTATACATAGAAAATTATATCTATATTCAATTACTGAGGCAACCACAAGAAGGTGTTTACTCTCCTTTATAAACTAATTCCCTCAATTATAAACTCACTTTTATGTACgttttatgttttctctcttcaggAACTTACATGTGAGGATCAAGTCTGCAAGCAAATATATAAAAGGACTCTGTGATCACGTCTTATTATAAAACCATTTCAGGGAActtcatttgcataattta comes from the Larimichthys crocea isolate SSNF chromosome VI, L_crocea_2.0, whole genome shotgun sequence genome and includes:
- the rbp7b gene encoding retinoid-binding protein 7; the encoded protein is MPVDFSGTWNIISNVNLEGYMVALGIDFAIRKIAPMLKPQKVIKQDGECFTIRTQTTFRSYECSFKVGEEFNEVTKGMDNRSCQTLVEWKDDKLVCVQKGQKKNRGWTHWIEGDELHLELTCEDQVCKQIYKRTL